In the Lampris incognitus isolate fLamInc1 chromosome 11, fLamInc1.hap2, whole genome shotgun sequence genome, one interval contains:
- the slc37a1 gene encoding glucose-6-phosphate exchanger SLC37A1, producing MAPIPPGIRLLVSFNRDQWYRALTFTLTFFLYTSFHLSRKPISIVKSELHKNCSSVNEIATASISRQQRSLPSFHTDMDCSWKPFDKSNYKQLLGAMDYSFLCAYAVGMYLSGIIGERLPIRLYLTVGMLTSGLFTCLFGLGYIYNIHSLGFYIFVQVANGLVQTTGWPSVVTCIGNWFGKGRRGLIMGLWNSHTSVGNILGSLIAGYWVSSNWGLSFIVPGLIIAAMGIICFLFLIEHPNDLKSMYAQNASPSSSVPANSWNGVNGHKELYLKYKEGKHQSYDTELLLPRDSGSVRVPIQQVVVVKSESEPSAISFMGALRIPGVIEFSLCLLFAKLVSYTFLFWLPLYITKAAHLDAKEAGDLSTLFDVGGIVGGILAGVISDKLGKRATTCAVMLLLAAPTLYGFSMISEFGLGPTIGMLLVCGGLVNGPYALITTAVSADLGTHKSLKGNARALSTVTAIIDGTGSVGAALGPLLAGLLSAGGWDQVFYMLMTADFLALLLLLRLVTNELTSSKSGPISTVQLKEH from the exons GTACAGAGCCCTCACCTTTACCCTCACCTTCTTTCTCTACACCAGCTTCCATCTGTCCAGGAAACCCATCAGCATCGTCAAG AGTGAGCTCCATAAGAACTGCTCATCTGTCAATGAGATAGCGACAGCCAGCATCAGCCGCCAGCAGCGCTCTCTGCCTTCATTCCACACAGACATGGACTGTAGCTGGAAGCCCTTCG ATAAGAGCAACTACAAACAGCTGTTAGGAGCCATGGACTACTCTTTCCTCTGTGCCTACGCGGTGGGCATGTACCTCAG TGGCATCATCGGGGAGCGCCTGCCCATTCGGCTGTATCTGACGGTGGGCATGTTGACCAGCGGCCTTTTCACCTGCCTGTTTGGACTGGGCTACATTTACAACATCCACAGCCTGGGCTTCTACATATTTGTCCAG GTGGCCAATGGCTTGGTCCAGACTACTGGCTGGCCCAGTGTAGTGACCTGCATCGGCAACTGGTTCGGCAAGGGAAG GCGTGGTCTGATCATGGGGCTATGGAACTCACACACCTCTGTGGGAAACATACTGGGCTCTCTGATCGCCGGCTACTGGGTCTCCTCCAACTGGGGCCTGTCCTTCATTGTCCCAGGGCTCATCATCGCAGCCATGGGCATCATCTGCTTCCTCTTCCTCATTGAAC ATCCAAATGACCTGAAGAGCATGTACGCCCAGAACGCCTCTCCGAGCAGCAGT GTGCCAGCCAATAGTTGGAACGGAGTGAATGGACACAAGGAGCTCTACCTGAAATACAAAGAAGGCAaacaccag agTTATGACACAGAGTTGTTGCTGCCCAGGGACAGCGGCAGTGTGCGTGTGCCTATTCAGCAGGTGGTAGTGGTGAAGAGTGAATCTGAGCCATCCGCCATCAGCTTTATGGGAGCCCTGCGCATACCG GGGGTTATTGAGTTCTCTCTGTGCCTGCTGTTTGCCAAGCTGGTCAGCTACACTTTCCTCTTCTGGCTGCCCCTCTACATCACTAAAGCAG CCCACCTGGATGCCAAGGAAGCCGGGGATCTCTCCACCCTCTTTGACGTAGGAGGAATAGTGG gtgggatCTTGGCTGGAGTCATCTCTGATAAGCTGGGGAAGAGGGCGACTACATGTGCAGTCATGCTGCTGCTAGCTGCCCCGACT CTCTATGGCTTCTCGATGATCAGCGAGTTTGGCTTGGGACCAACCATTG GCATGTTGTTGGTGTGTGGAGGGCTGGTGAATGGCCCATATGCCCTTATCACAACAGCGGTGTCTGCTGACTTg GGGACCCACAAGAGCCTAAAAGGCAACGCCAGAGCCTTATCTACCGTCACAGCCATTATTGATGGCACAGGATCTGTAG GCGCAGCGCTGGGCCCCCTGCTGGCAGGTCTGTTATCTGCAGGCGGTTGGGATCAAGTCTTCTACATGCTGATGACCGCAGACTTCCTGGCCCTGCTG